From the bacterium genome, the window CAGTCCTCAGAGAGTGTGGGATAGACCTCCGAACCGTCCGTGCGAAGCTCTCCCTGAGGATCACTGCTGGAGGTGCATCTGCCGCAAGCGACGAGATACCGTTCAGCGTGAGCGCCAGGCGAGTGCTGAGGTATGCGGCCCAGGAGGCGAAGTCAATGAGCCACCACTATGTAGGGACCGAGCATCTTTTGCTGGGCCTCATACGGGAGCGCAGCGGTCTTGCCTCGGACGTGCTGCACGAGATAGGCGTGAATCTGTTGATGGTCAAGCGCAGGATTCTTGAGACAACCACAATGGAGCACGTTCCGCAGAGCAAGTCTGCCTCGCCTGCTCTTGACGAGATAGGTAGGGACATCACTCGATTGGCCGCGGAGGGGAAGCTCGACCCGGTGATCGGTCGGACGCGGGAGATCGAGCGGGCGATGCAGATATTGTGTCGTCGGACGAAGAATAACCCCGTTTTTA encodes:
- a CDS encoding Clp protease N-terminal domain-containing protein, producing MFGDRYTDGARKTVYYAKKEALRCGHPSLRTEHLLLGLLKDPDNTGCAVLRECGIDLRTVRAKLSLRITAGGASAASDEIPFSVSARRVLRYAAQEAKSMSHHYVGTEHLLLGLIRERSGLASDVLHEIGVNLLMVKRRILETTTMEHVPQSKSASPALDEIGRDITRLAAEGKLDPVIGRTREIERAMQILCRRTKNNPVF